The following is a genomic window from Deltaproteobacteria bacterium PRO3.
TCAGCCACCACCACTACGACCACACCAACGGCGTCGAGGAGCTGCTCGAGGCGCGGCAGATCCCGGTTTACGTGAACAAGCATGACGCAGAGTTCGTCAAGGAGGCCGGGGAACATTTGGTGAAAAGCGATCACGGACAAGAGGTGCGCGTCGGCGACCTGACGGTGCGGCTGCTGCACACCCCCGGCCATACGCCGGGCAGCCAGTGCTTCGAGGTGCGGCAGCACCTGGTCAGCGGCGATACCCTCTTCATCCAGGGCTGCGGGCGCTGCGACCTCCCCGGCGGAGACCCCGAGCAGATGTACTACACCTTGACGCAAAAATTGATGCGGATGGACGACCGGACCGTCCTGTTGCCGGGGCACAATTACGCGGAAAAACCGCAAAGCACCTTGGGCGAGGAGAAAAAGAAAAATCCCTATCTCAAGACTGCGGCGCTCTCGCTGAAGGACTTCCTCGCGCTGCGCATGGGACCGCGGCGTTAAGCAGGCCCCGAGCCGGCCCTCAAGTTACTCCCCTCGCCGCTCCAGTAAATCCCGGACGTGCAGAAAATATTCCTCCGGCGCGGGTTTTTGCAGACGCGCCACGCGGGAGAGCTTGGGGTAGACCAGGCGCAGTTCCGCGGAGCCCTCCGCGAAGCCCGTCCCGACCATGCGACCGAAGTGCCCCGTCTCCACCAAGCGCAGGGCCCCCGCCGCCAAGAGGTTGGCCAGTCCGATCTCGTGGGGCGTGGGATCCGCGCCGCGCAGCAGGTAGCCCAGCGATTCGGGGCGCGTGTGGGTGATGCCCATCTCGGCCAGGGGCGCGCGCAGCCAGCGCACGACGTCCCCGCTCTCGACGACCAAGCGGCCGTGGACGTCGGTGCCGCGCGGCGGCTCGATGGTCGAGACGCCCTCGCCGCGGAATTTCACGCCCTCCGAAAACAACAGCACGCCGTGCGCGCGCGTCGCTCGGGCGCGCTCGATGACCTCGCGCACGTCGCTCAAGGGCCGCGGCACCTCGATAAACACCGAATCCGCGACTCGCGACTCCCGGCCCACCGCCAGGGTGAGCATGCCGTAGTGCTGCCCCATCACCTCGACCAAAAACCAGCGGTCGCAGCTGTGGGCGG
Proteins encoded in this region:
- a CDS encoding MBL fold metallo-hydrolase; the protein is MQNPFYLRQMEVGPMENFVYLIGDPVSRQALVVDPAWQVDSILRQAAQDDMQIVGALISHHHYDHTNGVEELLEARQIPVYVNKHDAEFVKEAGEHLVKSDHGQEVRVGDLTVRLLHTPGHTPGSQCFEVRQHLVSGDTLFIQGCGRCDLPGGDPEQMYYTLTQKLMRMDDRTVLLPGHNYAEKPQSTLGEEKKKNPYLKTAALSLKDFLALRMGPRR